The following are encoded in a window of Kitasatospora sp. NBC_01250 genomic DNA:
- a CDS encoding sensor histidine kinase — translation MTNTVTTLPDAGAFVHPALFYRTLEEYVSGVGGFVRAALTADEPTFVAVPGAQLDALREWLGPQADGVDFADMTVLGRNPGRILAALQGFADRHPGRAARIVGEPIWASRSRAETLEATRHEALINTAFAGRAATILCPYDVTALPESVVADARRTHPTLIEDGRAEASPGYADPAVVCADCDEPLPEPVHALTYPYAAGQLAQLRQHAHDWLSGTSLDRARRGDLVLAISEATANSAAHGGGAGILRLWTTEQGAAVAEIRDNGHLRNPLAGRRRPALSSGNGGRGLWMIHQLCDLVEIRATDTGLTLRLHLAP, via the coding sequence ATGACCAACACCGTGACCACGCTCCCGGACGCCGGGGCCTTCGTGCATCCCGCGCTGTTCTACCGGACCCTGGAGGAGTACGTCAGCGGGGTGGGCGGCTTCGTGCGCGCCGCCCTCACCGCGGACGAGCCGACGTTCGTGGCTGTGCCCGGCGCCCAACTCGACGCATTGCGCGAGTGGCTGGGGCCCCAGGCCGACGGTGTCGACTTCGCGGACATGACGGTGCTGGGCCGCAATCCCGGCCGGATCCTGGCGGCCCTGCAGGGCTTCGCCGACCGGCACCCCGGCCGGGCCGCCCGGATCGTCGGAGAGCCGATCTGGGCCAGCCGCTCGCGCGCGGAGACGCTGGAGGCCACCCGGCACGAGGCGCTCATCAACACCGCCTTCGCCGGCCGCGCCGCCACGATCCTGTGCCCCTACGACGTCACCGCGCTGCCCGAATCGGTGGTCGCCGACGCCCGGCGCACCCACCCCACCCTCATCGAGGACGGCCGCGCCGAGGCCAGCCCGGGCTACGCCGACCCCGCCGTCGTCTGCGCGGACTGCGACGAACCCCTGCCCGAACCCGTCCACGCCCTGACCTATCCCTATGCCGCGGGTCAGCTCGCCCAACTGCGTCAACACGCTCATGACTGGCTGTCGGGCACGTCCCTGGATCGAGCTCGCAGAGGCGACCTCGTGCTCGCGATCAGTGAGGCGACCGCCAACTCCGCCGCCCATGGCGGCGGAGCCGGCATCCTGCGGCTGTGGACCACCGAGCAGGGAGCCGCCGTCGCCGAGATCCGCGACAACGGCCACCTGCGCAACCCGCTCGCCGGACGCCGTCGCCCCGCCCTCAGCTCCGGCAACGGCGGCCGTGGCCTGTGGATGATCCACCAGCTGTGCGACCTCGTCGAGATCCGCGCCACCGACACCGGCCTCACCCTGCGCCTTCACCTGGCCCCGTGA
- a CDS encoding ABC transporter permease — MSSLSLALRDSSTMLRRNLLHVRRYPSMTLNLLLTPIMLLLLFVYVFGGAMSAGVGGGGRAAYIAYIVPGILMMTVGSTVVGAAMSVSIDLAEGLIARFRTLAIYRGSLLVGHVVGSVLQSIASVVLVGAVAVAIGFRSHATALEWLAALGLVTLFSFALTWIAVGMGTASPGPEAASNMAMPLILLPLISTAFIPARTMPGWFQPVAEYQPFTPAVETLRGLLLGTGIGDNGWIAVAWCLGLTALGYRWSTALFNRDPK, encoded by the coding sequence ATGAGCTCCCTGTCGCTCGCCCTGCGCGACTCGTCCACGATGCTGCGCCGCAACCTGCTGCACGTGCGGCGCTACCCGTCCATGACGCTGAACCTGCTCCTCACGCCGATCATGCTGCTGCTGCTCTTCGTCTACGTCTTCGGCGGCGCGATGAGCGCGGGCGTCGGCGGCGGCGGTCGCGCCGCGTACATCGCCTACATCGTCCCGGGCATCCTGATGATGACCGTCGGCAGCACCGTGGTGGGGGCCGCGATGTCGGTCTCCATCGACCTGGCCGAGGGCCTGATCGCGCGCTTCCGCACGCTGGCGATCTACCGGGGCTCGCTGCTCGTCGGACACGTGGTCGGCAGCGTGCTGCAGTCGATCGCCAGCGTGGTCCTGGTCGGTGCGGTCGCCGTCGCCATCGGGTTCCGTTCGCACGCCACGGCCCTGGAATGGCTCGCGGCCCTCGGGCTGGTCACGCTGTTCTCCTTCGCCCTCACCTGGATCGCGGTCGGGATGGGCACGGCCAGCCCGGGCCCGGAGGCGGCCAGCAACATGGCGATGCCGCTGATCCTGCTGCCGCTCATCTCCACCGCCTTCATCCCGGCCCGCACGATGCCGGGCTGGTTCCAGCCGGTCGCCGAGTACCAGCCGTTCACCCCGGCCGTGGAGACGCTGCGCGGGCTGCTGCTCGGCACCGGCATCGGCGACAACGGGTGGATCGCGGTCGCCTGGTGCCTGGGCCTGACCGCGCTCGGCTACCGCTGGTCGACGGCGTTGTTCAACCGCGACCCGAAGTGA
- a CDS encoding acyl-CoA thioester hydrolase/BAAT C-terminal domain-containing protein, producing the protein MDIVEQQVREGWEGVLVEPAAGSTVGVLVLAGSSGRIEYQRARLFARHGVTALSIRWWGGAGRPPGICEIPLETFTAAIDLLRARGAERVGILGVSKGAEAALLTAVRDPRVAVVVAVSPTSLVWANLGRGHDGEQRPYRSSWTWRGRPLPFVPYDDTWEGFGPDDDGPVAVRGSYELSERTFAHRTAAAEIPVERIGADLLLLAGGDDEMWPSLPFAERLAARRRAAGATARVFRHDGAGHRPFFPGEQPLPPSPHYRYGGSAQADAALGAEAWPHILDALFDRGMPGTSSPDPAP; encoded by the coding sequence ATGGACATCGTCGAACAGCAGGTGCGCGAGGGCTGGGAGGGCGTGCTCGTCGAACCTGCGGCGGGCAGCACGGTCGGGGTCCTGGTCCTGGCCGGGTCCAGCGGACGCATCGAGTACCAGCGGGCCCGGCTGTTCGCCCGCCACGGCGTGACGGCGCTCTCGATCCGCTGGTGGGGCGGCGCCGGCCGGCCGCCCGGCATCTGCGAGATCCCGCTGGAGACCTTCACCGCGGCGATCGACCTGCTGCGGGCCAGGGGCGCCGAGCGGGTCGGGATCCTCGGCGTCTCCAAGGGCGCCGAGGCGGCCCTGCTCACGGCGGTGCGCGACCCGCGGGTGGCCGTCGTCGTCGCGGTCTCCCCGACGTCGCTGGTGTGGGCGAACCTCGGCCGGGGACACGACGGCGAGCAGCGGCCCTACCGCTCCTCGTGGACCTGGCGGGGCCGACCGCTGCCGTTCGTCCCCTACGACGACACGTGGGAGGGGTTCGGGCCGGACGACGACGGGCCGGTGGCCGTTCGCGGCTCGTACGAACTCAGCGAACGGACCTTCGCCCACCGGACGGCCGCCGCGGAGATCCCCGTCGAGCGGATCGGCGCGGACCTGCTGCTGCTCGCCGGCGGCGACGACGAGATGTGGCCCTCGCTGCCCTTCGCCGAGCGGCTGGCCGCCCGGCGCCGGGCGGCGGGCGCCACCGCGCGTGTCTTCCGCCACGACGGCGCCGGGCACCGCCCGTTCTTCCCGGGGGAGCAGCCGTTGCCTCCGTCGCCGCACTACCGGTACGGCGGCTCCGCCCAGGCCGACGCCGCGCTGGGCGCCGAGGCCTGGCCGCACATCCTGGACGCGCTCTTCGACCGCGGCATGCCCGGGACATCATCGCCGGACCCGGCGCCCTGA
- a CDS encoding YbhB/YbcL family Raf kinase inhibitor-like protein, producing MLDPDAPTGAGFWHWVTRDNPAAATGLGSTPPPGTVSGTNSAGATGYLGPCPGSGDITHHYRISVYALDTPTLGLPATTPAGVTTFTMSGHILGYARITADARR from the coding sequence ATGCTCGACCCCGACGCACCCACCGGCGCGGGCTTCTGGCACTGGGTCACCCGGGACAACCCCGCCGCCGCCACCGGCCTGGGCAGCACCCCGCCGCCCGGGACGGTCTCCGGCACCAACTCCGCCGGGGCGACCGGCTACCTCGGCCCCTGCCCGGGCAGCGGCGACATCACCCACCACTACCGGATCAGCGTCTACGCGCTGGACACTCCCACCCTGGGCCTGCCCGCGACCACGCCGGCCGGCGTCACCACCTTCACCATGAGCGGTCACATCCTCGGCTACGCCCGGATCACCGCGGACGCCCGGCGCTGA
- a CDS encoding ATP-binding protein codes for MTTDLTLLTRVAHRGQEVTAPRVRALLALLAGELRLGCSADRLVAGMWPQEVPERPGKALQVVVSRARGQLGAEVIASTPTGYRLALGEEQVDSSALLVHAAASAERARAGDHPGALAAAEAGLALWQGAGEAAGGADDPVAALRAERAPVREGLVRARALALARLGRHAEAAGPLAVAAAAHPRDEEVLAELLRGEAATAGPSAALTRYEAYRRALREELGTEPGAGLKALQRELLRGEAPVVRHGVPHEPNPLLGRDEDIAAVERLLRASRAVTVVGPGGLGKTRLAHAVSRGAEQRVVHFVPLAGVTADGDVAAQVAAALGAGEGRPGAVGGHAPVDPVPAILGVLGSGAALLVLDNCEQVVGGAADLVRALVSSSKDLRVLATSRSPLGLSSEAVYALPELGLDTSVELFTQRARAARPGVVLPPRAVAELCRHLDGLPLAVELAAARVRVLSVPEIARRLGDRFALLRGGARDLPERHRTLHAVVEWSWNLLAEDARAALLTLAVFPGGFCGEAAEHVLGADALSLLEQVVEQSLLTVADTPAGVRFRMLETVREFAAARCAEAGEQDAAVGRFLAWARDFGVAHHAVLFGPGPRAAWERIRPEQDNLVLALRHALARADGRSTAALTAVLAALWSNASNFPRLAALAEESGPPLSHYRPEPEDVEVARAAAVVCAAGLLMGQGPRAVRQLVTLRRLPAARPDTLLRATAVVLSAIPAMRPPDYDVLRGLCDADSHREQPPGSVRPIVPGARRRPAAPAADVAARLDARPNRPRTAQYEGDSGARPAGPTQPRGWMMGAPPGRRLGEPHADPTRSTGQTLVAGVAECVASYVWEYEHDIDRALAAARRMASALAPVDNPSVRLLRHSRLGELCLRTGQGEAAYQNFRAALDALPGLGDGHDHIGMRSTLVLACLQRGEPDEAEYWLRQAAVDDDNPQQLDAFWFYGTDLGGRAEIALARGLTEVGLGLWRSAVERLLAADQAFGGEPWFGPWALMIQAVAVTAHAHAGRLELVAGPLDRLRQQLRTLVLGPVGSPTELPGLALVLHALGTAGLTGGDTGAVRMIALAERLRVPREFQPTMSAARARRAAEEADRAAYTDALSAYAALERDELWAAARALTSGRG; via the coding sequence GTGACCACCGACCTGACCCTGCTGACGCGTGTCGCCCATCGCGGACAGGAGGTCACCGCGCCGCGGGTGCGGGCGTTGCTCGCGTTGCTGGCGGGTGAGTTGCGGCTGGGGTGCAGTGCTGACCGGCTGGTGGCCGGGATGTGGCCGCAGGAGGTGCCGGAGCGGCCGGGGAAGGCGCTGCAGGTGGTGGTGTCCAGGGCGCGGGGGCAACTGGGGGCCGAGGTCATCGCCAGCACGCCGACGGGGTACCGGCTCGCGCTCGGCGAGGAGCAGGTCGACAGCTCCGCGCTGCTGGTGCACGCCGCCGCGAGTGCGGAGCGGGCCAGGGCGGGGGACCACCCGGGGGCGCTGGCGGCGGCCGAGGCCGGGCTCGCGCTGTGGCAGGGGGCAGGGGAGGCGGCGGGCGGCGCCGACGACCCGGTGGCCGCGTTGCGGGCCGAGCGCGCCCCGGTCCGGGAGGGGCTCGTCCGTGCACGGGCGCTCGCGCTGGCCCGGCTGGGGCGGCACGCGGAGGCGGCCGGGCCGCTGGCCGTGGCCGCCGCGGCGCATCCGCGCGACGAGGAGGTGCTCGCCGAACTGCTGCGCGGTGAGGCGGCGACGGCGGGTCCGTCCGCGGCGCTGACGCGGTACGAGGCGTACCGCCGGGCGCTGCGCGAGGAACTCGGCACCGAGCCGGGCGCCGGGCTCAAGGCCCTGCAGCGTGAACTGCTGCGCGGCGAGGCGCCGGTGGTCAGGCACGGTGTGCCGCACGAGCCGAACCCGCTGCTCGGCCGCGACGAGGACATCGCGGCGGTGGAGCGGCTGCTGCGCGCCTCCCGGGCGGTCACCGTCGTCGGTCCCGGCGGCCTCGGCAAGACCCGGCTCGCGCACGCCGTCAGCCGCGGGGCCGAGCAGCGCGTGGTGCACTTCGTGCCGCTCGCCGGTGTCACCGCCGACGGGGACGTGGCCGCGCAGGTGGCCGCCGCGCTCGGCGCGGGCGAGGGGCGGCCCGGTGCGGTGGGCGGCCACGCCCCGGTGGATCCGGTGCCCGCGATCCTCGGCGTGCTCGGCTCCGGGGCGGCGCTGCTGGTGCTGGACAACTGCGAGCAGGTCGTCGGGGGCGCCGCCGACCTCGTGCGGGCCCTGGTCTCCTCCTCGAAGGACCTGCGGGTGCTGGCCACCAGCCGCTCTCCGCTGGGCCTCAGCTCGGAGGCGGTGTACGCGCTGCCGGAGCTCGGTCTCGACACCTCGGTCGAGCTGTTCACCCAGCGGGCCCGGGCCGCGCGCCCTGGCGTGGTGCTGCCGCCGCGGGCGGTGGCCGAGCTCTGCCGCCACCTCGACGGGCTGCCGCTCGCCGTGGAGCTGGCCGCGGCGCGGGTGCGGGTGCTGTCGGTGCCGGAGATCGCCCGCCGCCTCGGCGACCGGTTCGCGCTGCTGCGGGGCGGGGCGCGCGACCTGCCGGAGCGTCACCGCACGCTGCACGCGGTCGTGGAGTGGAGCTGGAACCTGCTCGCCGAGGACGCCCGGGCGGCGCTGCTCACGCTCGCCGTCTTCCCCGGCGGCTTCTGCGGCGAGGCGGCCGAGCACGTGCTCGGCGCGGACGCGCTGTCCCTGCTGGAGCAGGTGGTCGAGCAGTCGCTGCTCACCGTCGCCGACACCCCGGCCGGGGTGCGGTTCCGGATGCTGGAGACGGTGCGGGAGTTCGCCGCGGCCCGCTGCGCGGAGGCGGGCGAGCAGGACGCGGCCGTCGGCCGGTTCCTGGCCTGGGCACGGGACTTCGGGGTCGCGCACCACGCCGTCCTCTTCGGCCCCGGACCGCGGGCCGCCTGGGAGCGGATCAGGCCCGAGCAGGACAACCTCGTGCTGGCCTTGCGGCACGCCCTGGCCCGTGCCGACGGCCGCAGCACCGCGGCCCTCACCGCCGTGCTGGCCGCGCTGTGGTCCAACGCCTCCAACTTTCCCCGCCTCGCCGCCCTCGCCGAGGAGAGCGGCCCGCCGCTGTCGCACTACCGCCCGGAGCCCGAGGACGTCGAAGTCGCCCGCGCCGCCGCGGTGGTGTGTGCGGCGGGCCTGCTCATGGGCCAGGGCCCGCGCGCCGTGCGCCAGCTCGTCACCCTGCGGCGGCTGCCCGCGGCCCGCCCGGACACGCTGCTGCGCGCCACCGCGGTGGTGCTGAGCGCGATCCCCGCCATGCGGCCGCCCGACTACGACGTGCTGCGCGGGCTCTGCGACGCCGACAGCCACCGCGAGCAACCGCCAGGGTCTGTCCGGCCGATCGTGCCGGGCGCGCGACGCCGACCCGCAGCGCCGGCTGCTGATGTCGCTGCCCGGCTGGACGCACGTCCGAATCGCCCACGTACGGCCCAGTACGAGGGCGACTCGGGCGCACGCCCAGCCGGGCCCACCCAGCCGCGAGGCTGGATGATGGGGGCACCTCCCGGCCGAAGGCTGGGGGAGCCGCACGCTGATCCGACAAGATCGACCGGACAGACCCTTGTCGCCGGCGTCGCCGAGTGCGTGGCCAGTTACGTCTGGGAGTACGAGCACGACATCGACCGCGCGCTCGCCGCGGCCCGCCGGATGGCGTCCGCACTGGCTCCGGTCGACAACCCGTCCGTGCGGCTGTTGCGTCACTCACGGCTCGGCGAGCTCTGTCTGCGGACGGGGCAGGGCGAGGCGGCGTACCAGAACTTCCGGGCGGCGCTCGATGCGCTGCCCGGGCTCGGGGACGGGCACGATCACATCGGCATGCGCTCGACCCTCGTCCTCGCCTGCCTGCAGCGCGGGGAGCCCGACGAGGCCGAGTACTGGCTGCGGCAGGCCGCGGTCGACGACGACAACCCGCAGCAGCTGGACGCCTTCTGGTTCTACGGCACCGACCTCGGCGGGCGCGCCGAGATCGCGCTCGCCCGCGGACTGACCGAGGTCGGGCTCGGCCTGTGGCGCAGTGCGGTGGAGCGGCTGCTCGCGGCCGACCAGGCGTTCGGCGGCGAGCCGTGGTTCGGGCCGTGGGCGCTGATGATCCAGGCGGTCGCGGTGACCGCGCACGCGCACGCCGGCCGTCTCGAACTCGTCGCGGGGCCGCTCGACCGGCTGCGGCAGCAGCTGCGCACGCTCGTCCTGGGGCCGGTCGGCTCACCCACGGAGCTGCCCGGGCTGGCGCTGGTGCTGCACGCCCTCGGCACGGCGGGGCTGACCGGCGGTGACACCGGCGCGGTGCGGATGATCGCGCTGGCCGAACGGCTGCGGGTACCGCGTGAGTTCCAGCCGACGATGTCCGCGGCCCGCGCCCGGCGGGCGGCCGAGGAGGCCGACCGGGCGGCCTACACCGACGCGCTGTCGGCGTACGCCGCCCTGGAGCGGGACGAGCTGTGGGCGGCGGCCCGCGCGCTCACTTCGGGTCGCGGTTGA